A window of Diospyros lotus cultivar Yz01 chromosome 14, ASM1463336v1, whole genome shotgun sequence contains these coding sequences:
- the LOC127790947 gene encoding uncharacterized protein LOC127790947, with translation MSSGGKKRKKKPVKVLRYFPLKPRLQRLFMSSKTAEHMRWHSVDSNKDGLIRHPRDSEAWKRFDETHLEFASDPRNVRLGLASDGFNPFRTLSTNYSIWPVILIPYNLPPWMCMKQTSFILSMIIPGKQMPGNDIDVYLQPLIKDLKDLWDGGVDTFDASLNQMFNMRAALMWTISDFPGLEFRNPPVALLGLEICKQLENVHVTFGKGMEVEDNRKRTHQKNNVESGCQQWRKKSIFFQLPYWEYNLLHHNLDVMHIEKNVCDNVLYTILNESGKTKDNLNARKDLKEMGVRSDLWPNENGQYRPTLFTMSNAQKDVFLTTLKNVLVPDGYSSNIARCIDLKHRKIFGLKSHDSHILMEQLLPISIRNVLPNQVSAILVDLCSIFRQICGKVLNPLDFDKLQRRVILTQCHMEMLFPPGFFTVMVHLVVHLVNELKLGGLVHYRWMYPIERYLGHLKSYVRNRAQPEGSIAEGKSVGSTSYFNLTHIEKRQAHRYVLMNSELVDRFVK, from the exons ATGTCTAGTGggggcaagaaaagaaaaaagaaacctgTCAAAGTTTTACGGTACTTTCCACTTAAACCACGTTTGCAAAGGTTATTTATGTCTTCTAAAACTGCTGAACATATGAGGTGGCATTCTGTGGATAGTAACAAAGATGGCTTGATAAGGCACCCAAGAGACTCTGAGGCGTGGAAGAGATTCGATGAAACACACCTTGAATTCGCATCAGATCCACGGAATGTTAGGCTTGGGTTAGCTAGTGATGGCTTTAATCCTTTCAGAACTTTGAGTACCAACTATAGCATTTGGCCTGTGATTCTTATACCGTACAACTTACCCCCTTGGATGTGTATGAAGCAGACTTCCTTCATCCTTTCAATGATCATTCCGGGAAAGCAAATGCCAGGGAATGATATCGATGTTTACTTACAACCCTTGATTAAAGACTTGAAGGATTTGTGGGATGGTGGTGTGGATACATTTGACGCTTCACTCAATCAAATGTTTAATATGCGCGCTGCATTGATGTGGACAATTAGTGATTTTCCTGGGCTTG AGTTTAGGAATCCACCAGTGGCACTATTAGGTTTAGAGATATGCAAGCAGTTGGAAAATGTTCATGTTACATTTGGGAAAGGGATGGAGGTTGAAGATAACAGAAAAAGAACTCACCAAAAAAATAATGTAGAAAGTGGTTGTCaacaatggagaaagaaaagtatatttttccAACTTCCTTATTGGGAGTACAACTTGTTGCACCATAACCTTGATGTTATGCACATTGAGAAGAATGTGTGTGATAATGTCTTGTACACCATTCTCAATGAAAgtggaaaaacaaaagataatctCAATGCTCGAAAAGACTTGAAAGAGATGGGCGTAAGAAGTGATCTTTGGCCAAATGAAAATGGACAGTATCGACCTACTTTATTTACAATGTCAAATGCCCAAAAAGATGTATTCCTTACAACTTTGAAGAATGTTTTAGTGCCTGATGGTTACTCAAGTAACATTGCTAGGTGTATTGATCTAAAGCATCGGAAgatatttggtttgaaaagtcatgattcacATATTCTTATGGAGCAACTGCTACCAATATCAATTAGAAATGTGTTGCCTAACCAAGTGTCTGCCATTTTAGTTGATTTGTGCTCAATATTTAGGCAAATATGTGGCAAGGTGTTGAATCCTCTAGACTTTGACAAGCTCCAACGTCGAGTCATTCTCACACAATGCCATATGGAAATGCTTTTTCCGCCTGGGTTCTTTACAGTCATGGTTCATTTGGTTGTGCATTTAGTGAATGAACTGAAGCTTGGAGGCCTAGTACATTATCGATGGATGTATCCTATAGAAAg ATACTTGGGACATTTGAAGTCCTATGTACGTAACAGGGCACAACCAGAAGGTTCCATTGCTGAAG GGAAATCAGTTGGGAGTACTTCATATTTCAACCTTACTCATATTGAGAAACGACAAGCACACAGATATGTGTTGATGAATTCAGAACTAGTCGATCGGTTTGTGAAGTGA